One Littorina saxatilis isolate snail1 linkage group LG1, US_GU_Lsax_2.0, whole genome shotgun sequence genomic window carries:
- the LOC138964267 gene encoding uncharacterized protein, whose product MADKCRLSVLLLATFLAGECALARSSSNQHHGLMIECGPTPDIPTNITAYHTTGTRSRSRHLVGFYTKGTQLQCHSQLQLRGQSYLRVISDVFGQDCGAELTTKGTYRVTVHLKFREREGELVTILTCTFGSDVDTTRTNHTQPEENDLLESEFHLSKNIFRKKRSSKDRNRKAMPPDRKTRKSKVSKMQHKEDISHDVSAMTSSPSVLQLNVIDKDGNMTTVVFPGKQVALELHTSHHTPFGIPVVRECRVTNPLEDKYIDTLLPFSAVIMEGGCGIGDLLPKGSSFAKGKQGYTTPHFSVPSGWTLQTALIFSCDVIICADVKQCQQTCPVPKKKVNMPELYDVTVKLESQVVTSCPPIDDTVKANDVTWSDLLLPECLPEGHRLRKLIVPPERDQNFTASVAESDVKTQITPTSSSSWLAGNFHYVIIIGVLALLIVVFMFATFCKMVAMEKHVERNHKVTATDQRERTASESQHDQMTQTPRPLPRVPPGRSQTPSRQSRQGGDGAPTTSVVHADGDLVVRPMAGGTPYLGYDNLNESFNASTIPHARAFAQTRPKPYDIPPSHDRQREVRNPSVEIALSPDFAPIPNEHTPLHSSFRRHSGEPSTPPERPVRQDSPRRSSEVKSFQTTVDEKNSERHTTIIEIKTPNKPDVIEPASHAWKGHQRLGSFTGNGSINPQERGVVLGVNSLRRHMDRDHQHPPMAAQLRDRDQHHQPMAGQPRDHHHQPMTAQPRDRDQHHQPMTAQPRDRDQHHQPMTAQPRDRRPISAQHCDPIGTQIFYNTPAPCSEDSTLKELFRSPSQEEGGVPEKGGFAGIRTSPRSGSRKGVMPVSPIAVNTVEETTRL is encoded by the exons ATGGCTGACAAGTGCCGCCTGTCCGTGTTGCTATTGGCAACCTTTCTCGCAGGGGAG TGTGCACTCGCAAGATCCTCAAGTAACCAGCATCACGGAC TAATGATAGAGTGCGGACCCACACCAGACATTCCAACCAACATCACCGCGTACCACACCACCGGCACCAGGAGCAGAAGCCGCCATCTTGTCGGATTCTACACAAAGGGCACACAACTCCAATGCCATTCCCAGCTGCAGCTTAGAGGTCAGAGTTACCTCCGCGTGATCAGTGACGTCTTTGGCCAGGATTGCGGGGCCGAG cTCACGACAAAAGGGACTTACAGAGTAACTGTCCATCTAAAattcagagaaagagagggagaattAGTCACGATATTGACGTGTACATTTGGCAGTGACGTCGACACGACACGGACAAATCATACGCAGCCAGAGGAAAACGACCTGTTGGAATCAGAATTTCACCTGTCCAAAAACATCTTCAGAAAGAAAAGATCCTCCAAGGACAGGAATCGAAAGGCCATGCCGCCCGACAGAAAAACCAGAAAGTCCAAAGTTAGTAAGATGCAGCATAAAGAAGACATCAGCCATGACGTCAGTGCCATGACGTCATCTCCGTCTGTGCTGCAGCTCAACGTCATCGACAAGGACGGAAACATGACGACAGTTGTCTTTCCTGGCAAACAAGTGGCTCTGGAGTTACACACGTCTCACCACA CCCCATTTGGTATTCCTGTTGTGAGGGAGTGCAGAGTGACGAACCCACTGGAGGACAAATATATTGATACTCTGCTGCCTTTCTCTGCTGTCATCATGGAAGGAGG CTGTGGCATTGGAGATCTTCTACCCAAAGGGAGCAGTTTTGCCAAAGGCAAACAAGGGTACACAACACCTCACTTCTCCGTCCCTTCCGGTTGGACGTTGCAAACCGCTCTTATTTTCTCCTGCGACGTCATCATTTGTGCTGACGTCAAACAGTGCCAGCAG ACGTGTCCAGTTCCAAAGAAGAAAGTGAACATGCCGGAACTTTATGACGTCACGGTGAAGCTGGAGAGCCAAGTGGTGACGTCATGCCCACCGATAGATGACACCGTCAAAGCAAATGACGTCACATGGAGCGATTTACTGCTGCCAGAGTGTCTACCAGAAGGACATCGTCTCAGGAAACTTATCGTCCCTCCAG agCGAGACCAAAACTTCACAGCCAGCGTCGCAGAAAGTGACGTCAAGACTCAGATCACCCCCACATCCTCCTCTTCCTGGCTGGCAGGCAACTTCCATTACGTCATCATCATCGGTGTCCTAGCCCTGCTCATCGTCGTCTTCATGTTCGCCACCTTCTGCAAGATGGTGGCGATGGAGAAACACGTGGAGCGCAACCACAAGGTGACGGCGACGGACCAGCGAGAGAGAACGGCCAGCGAGAGTCAGCACGACCAGATGACTCAGACTCCGCGGCCTCTGCCCCGCGTCCCTCCAGGCCGGAGTCAAACCCCGAGTCGTCAGAGTCGCCAGGGCGGAGACGGGGCCCCGACGACTTCTGTTGTCCACGCGGATGGGGATTTAGTGGTTCGGCCAATGGCTGGCGGAACGCCGTATCTCGGCTACGACAACCTGAACGAATCCTTCAACGCCTCCACCATTCCCCACGCCAGAGCCTTTGCCCAGACCCGGCCAAAGCCGTACGACATCCCGCCTTCCCATGATCGTCAGAGGGAGGTCAGAAATCCTTCCGTCGAGATTGCGCTTTCTCCCGATTTCGCTCCAATCCCGAACGAGCATACACCTCTTCACAGCTCTTTTCGCAGACACTCCGGAGAACCTTCCACCCCTCCTGAACGCCCGGTCCGTCAAGACAGCCCCCGACGATCATCGGAAGTGAAGAGCTTCCAGACGACCGTGGATGAGAAAAACTCTGAACGCCACACGACCATCATTGAGATTAAGACCCCCAACAAGCCAGATGTCATAGAACCCGCCAGCCACGCATGGAAAGGTCACCAACGTCTGGGCTCTTTCACGGGAAATGGCTCCATCAACCCTCAGGAGAGAGGCGTGGTATTGGGCGTCAACTCGCTCCGCAGGCATATGGATCGGGATCATCAACATCCGCCAATGGCAGCACAGCTTCGCGATCGCGATCAGCATCACCAGCCAATGGCAGGGCAGCCCCGCGATCACCATCACCAGCCAATGACAGCGCAGCCTCGCGATCGCGACCAACACCATCAACCAATGACAGCGCAGCCTCGCGATCGCGATCAACACCACCAGCCAATGACAGCGCAGCCCCGCGACCGCCGACCAATCTCCGCGCAGCATTGCGACCCGATCGGGACGCAGATTTTCTACAACACCCCAGCCCCGTGCAGCGAAGACTCGACCTTGAAAGAACTGTTCAGGTCACCGTCACAAGAAGAGGGAGGGGTTCCAGAAAAAGGCGGGTTCGCAGGCATACGCACATCGCCTCGCAGTGGCAGCAGGAAGGGTGTTATGCCTGTGTCTCCCATCGCTGTCAACACAGTGGAGGAGACAACTCGTCTATGA